Proteins encoded in a region of the Mycolicibacterium neoaurum genome:
- a CDS encoding MBL fold metallo-hydrolase, producing the protein MQHPAYGELRPVWQTDTVSASVLLCNNPGMMTLEGTNTWVLRGPGSDELVIVDPGPDDDEHIDRIAALGTISLVLISHKHGDHTDGIDKLVDRTGAVVRAIGSGFLRGLGGPLSDGEVIDAAGTRITVMATPGHTSDSLSFLVEGAVLTADTVLGRGTTVIDDEDGSLGAYLDSLHRLQGLGPLHVLPGHGPDLGNLAEVSAQYLAHRHDRLDQVRAALRELGEDATAKQIVEHVYTDVDEKLWPAAEKSTQAQLDYLRQ; encoded by the coding sequence TTGCAGCATCCCGCGTACGGCGAGCTGAGGCCGGTCTGGCAGACCGACACCGTGTCGGCCTCGGTACTGCTGTGCAACAACCCCGGGATGATGACGCTGGAAGGCACCAACACCTGGGTGTTGCGCGGGCCTGGTAGCGACGAGCTGGTGATCGTCGACCCGGGACCCGATGACGACGAGCACATCGACCGGATCGCCGCGCTCGGCACGATCTCACTGGTGCTGATTAGCCACAAGCACGGTGACCACACCGATGGCATCGACAAGCTGGTCGACCGCACCGGCGCCGTGGTCCGCGCCATCGGCAGCGGTTTCCTGCGTGGACTCGGTGGGCCGCTGTCCGACGGTGAGGTCATCGATGCCGCGGGGACGCGTATCACCGTCATGGCGACACCGGGGCACACCAGCGATTCGCTGTCTTTCCTGGTCGAGGGTGCGGTGCTGACCGCCGACACCGTGCTGGGCCGTGGCACCACCGTCATCGACGACGAGGACGGCAGCCTTGGCGCGTACCTGGATTCGCTGCATCGGTTGCAGGGGTTGGGACCGCTGCATGTGCTCCCTGGGCACGGACCCGATCTGGGGAACCTGGCCGAGGTGTCGGCGCAATACCTGGCCCATCGCCATGATCGACTCGATCAGGTCCGGGCGGCGCTGCGCGAGTTGGGGGAGGACGCCACGGCCAAGCAGATCGTCGAGCATGTCTACACCGATGTCGACGAGAAGCTGTGGCCCGCCGCGGAGAAGTCGACGCAGGCGCAGCTGGACTACCTCAGACAGTGA
- a CDS encoding RidA family protein: MSHSQRLGELGIELPEVVAPLAAYVPAVRTGNLVYTSGQLPIRDGALQSTGKVGAEVSAEDAKELARLCGLNALAAVHALVGIDAVVRVVKVVGFVASAKDFDGQPGVINGASELFGEVFGDSGAHARSAVGVSELPRNAPVEVEIIVEVA, from the coding sequence GTGAGCCATTCGCAGCGGCTGGGCGAGCTGGGTATCGAGCTGCCCGAGGTCGTCGCACCGCTGGCGGCCTACGTGCCCGCGGTGCGGACCGGCAATCTGGTCTACACCTCCGGGCAGCTGCCGATCCGTGACGGCGCTCTGCAGTCCACCGGCAAGGTCGGCGCGGAGGTCAGCGCCGAGGATGCCAAAGAACTGGCCCGGCTGTGCGGATTGAACGCGCTGGCCGCGGTGCACGCGCTGGTGGGCATCGACGCGGTGGTGCGGGTGGTCAAGGTGGTCGGATTCGTGGCGTCGGCCAAGGATTTCGACGGACAGCCCGGTGTCATCAACGGCGCCTCCGAACTGTTCGGTGAGGTGTTCGGCGACAGCGGTGCGCATGCGCGCTCCGCGGTCGGGGTTTCCGAATTGCCGCGGAACGCACCGGTCGAGGTCGAGATCATCGTCGAGGTCGCGTAA
- a CDS encoding DUF4177 domain-containing protein translates to MTEVSRWEYATVPLLTHATKQILDQWGSDGWELVSVLPGPTGEQHVAYLKRPK, encoded by the coding sequence ATGACTGAAGTGAGCCGTTGGGAGTACGCCACCGTGCCGTTGCTGACGCACGCCACCAAACAGATTCTGGACCAGTGGGGCTCGGACGGCTGGGAGCTGGTGTCGGTGCTTCCCGGTCCCACCGGTGAGCAGCACGTCGCGTACCTCAAGCGGCCGAAGTGA
- a CDS encoding ArsA family ATPase — translation MEHASDDRRPVGWPSRLTKARLHFVTGKGGTGKSTIAAALALSLAAGGRKVLLVEVEGRQGIAQLFDVPPLPYEEVKIATAEGGGQVNALAIDTEAAFLEYLDMFYNLGIAGRAMRRIGAVEFATTIAPGLRDVLLTGKIKELVVRSDNPAKTAKSGQSAYDAIVVDAPPTGRISRFLDVTKAVSELAKGGPVHSQAEGVVKILHSELTAIHLVTLLEALPVQETIEAIAELRELELPIGSVIVNRNIPSYLSQDDLTRAAQGDLDAETIRADLGAAGITLADDDFAGLLTESIQHATRIAARAESAELLEELDVARLQLPAIADGVDLGSLYELAEALAAQGVR, via the coding sequence GTGGAACATGCATCCGACGACCGCAGGCCGGTCGGCTGGCCGTCCCGCCTGACGAAGGCACGTCTGCACTTCGTCACCGGTAAAGGTGGTACCGGCAAATCGACCATCGCCGCGGCGCTGGCGCTCTCGCTGGCCGCCGGAGGCCGCAAGGTGTTGCTGGTGGAGGTCGAAGGACGCCAAGGCATCGCCCAGCTCTTCGATGTGCCGCCGCTGCCCTACGAGGAGGTCAAGATCGCGACCGCCGAGGGCGGCGGTCAGGTCAACGCGCTGGCCATCGACACCGAGGCGGCCTTCCTCGAGTACCTCGACATGTTCTACAACCTCGGCATCGCCGGACGCGCGATGCGCCGCATCGGGGCCGTCGAATTCGCCACGACGATCGCACCTGGCCTGCGCGATGTGCTGCTCACCGGAAAGATCAAGGAGCTCGTCGTCCGCTCCGACAATCCGGCCAAGACGGCCAAATCCGGCCAAAGTGCCTACGACGCGATCGTCGTCGACGCGCCCCCGACAGGACGCATCTCCCGATTCCTCGATGTCACCAAGGCGGTGTCGGAGCTGGCGAAGGGCGGACCGGTGCACTCCCAGGCCGAGGGCGTGGTCAAGATCCTGCATTCCGAGCTGACCGCGATCCATCTGGTGACCCTGCTGGAGGCGCTGCCGGTCCAGGAGACCATCGAGGCGATCGCCGAACTGCGCGAGCTCGAGCTGCCGATCGGCAGCGTCATCGTCAACCGCAACATCCCGTCGTATCTGTCCCAGGACGATCTCACCAGGGCGGCCCAGGGAGATCTCGACGCCGAGACCATCCGCGCAGATCTGGGCGCCGCCGGAATCACCTTGGCCGACGATGATTTCGCGGGCCTACTGACGGAGTCGATCCAGCACGCCACCCGGATCGCGGCCCGCGCCGAGAGTGCCGAGCTGCTCGAAGAGCTCGATGTCGCCCGACTGCAGCTGCCGGCCATCGCCGACGGTGTCGATCTGGGCAGCCTTTACGAACTGGCCGAAGCACTTGCCGCCCAGGGAGTGCGATGA
- a CDS encoding ArsA family ATPase yields MSTSPAALDLGAVLADTSNRVIVCCGAGGVGKTTTAAAMALRAAELGRTVVVLTIDPAKRLAQALGIESLGNNPQRVPLAPEVTGELHAMMLDMRRTFDEMVVQYSGPGVADSILENQFYQTVATSLAGTQEYMAMEKLGQLLAEDKWDLVVVDTPPSRNALDFLDAPKRLGSFMDSRLWRMLLAPGRGIGRIVTGAVGLAMKGMSTVLGSQMLSDAAGFVQSLDATFGGFREKADRTYELLKRRGTQFVVVSAAEPDGLREASFFVDRLSSENMPLAGLILNRTHPTLCNLAADKATEAADAIDATKGEGNVSSAVLRVHAARAATAKREVRLLSRFTGANPHVAIVGVPSLPFDVSDLEALRAIGDQLTGS; encoded by the coding sequence ATGAGCACTTCTCCTGCCGCCCTCGATCTGGGCGCTGTCCTTGCCGATACCAGCAACCGGGTCATCGTGTGCTGTGGTGCCGGTGGTGTCGGCAAGACGACCACGGCCGCCGCGATGGCACTGCGCGCAGCGGAACTGGGACGCACGGTCGTCGTGCTGACCATCGACCCGGCCAAGCGACTGGCCCAGGCGCTGGGAATCGAGAGCCTCGGCAACAACCCGCAGCGGGTTCCGCTCGCCCCCGAGGTGACCGGTGAACTGCACGCGATGATGCTCGACATGCGGCGCACCTTCGATGAGATGGTGGTGCAGTATTCGGGTCCCGGAGTCGCCGACTCGATCCTGGAGAACCAGTTCTATCAAACGGTTGCCACGTCGCTGGCCGGCACGCAGGAGTACATGGCCATGGAGAAACTCGGCCAGCTGTTGGCCGAGGACAAATGGGATCTGGTGGTGGTGGACACGCCGCCGTCACGCAACGCGCTGGACTTCCTGGACGCGCCGAAACGGCTGGGCAGCTTCATGGACAGCCGACTCTGGCGGATGCTGCTGGCGCCGGGCCGCGGCATCGGGCGCATCGTCACCGGCGCGGTGGGCCTGGCCATGAAGGGCATGTCGACGGTGCTGGGCTCCCAGATGCTTTCCGACGCCGCAGGATTCGTGCAGTCACTGGATGCGACGTTCGGCGGCTTCCGGGAGAAGGCCGACCGCACCTACGAGTTGTTGAAGCGACGCGGCACCCAGTTCGTCGTCGTATCGGCCGCCGAACCGGATGGACTGCGCGAGGCGTCGTTCTTCGTCGACCGACTCTCCAGCGAGAACATGCCGCTGGCGGGTTTGATCCTCAACCGCACCCATCCGACGCTGTGCAATCTGGCGGCCGACAAGGCCACCGAAGCCGCCGACGCGATCGACGCGACCAAGGGTGAGGGCAACGTGAGTTCGGCGGTGCTGCGGGTTCACGCGGCGCGGGCGGCCACGGCCAAACGGGAAGTGCGACTGCTGTCGCGGTTCACCGGGGCCAACCCACACGTCGCGATCGTCGGCGTGCCGTCGCTGCCGTTCGATGTGTCGGATCTGGAGGCACTGCGCGCCATCGGTGATCAGCTGACGGGCAGCTGA
- a CDS encoding WhiB family transcriptional regulator, translating to MSVTSSATYRSAATHTPTATPGAEAEARIAWVSQARCRQADPDELFVRGAAQRKAAVICRHCPVIAECGADALDNRVEFGVWGGMTERQRRALLKQHPEVVSWADFFAAQRKHRSAV from the coding sequence GTGTCGGTTACATCGTCTGCCACGTATAGGAGTGCCGCAACGCACACCCCGACGGCCACTCCGGGAGCCGAGGCCGAAGCCCGCATCGCGTGGGTCTCGCAGGCCCGCTGCCGCCAGGCCGATCCCGATGAACTATTCGTCCGCGGCGCCGCTCAGCGAAAGGCGGCGGTCATCTGCCGGCACTGCCCGGTCATTGCGGAATGCGGTGCCGATGCGTTGGACAACCGCGTCGAGTTCGGTGTCTGGGGCGGCATGACCGAGCGTCAGCGCCGCGCACTGCTCAAGCAGCACCCCGAGGTCGTCTCGTGGGCCGACTTCTTCGCCGCCCAGCGCAAGCACCGCAGCGCGGTCTGA
- the ponA2 gene encoding transglycosylase/D,D-transpeptidase PonA2 — protein MSDQPQRRPPVPVTVIKLMWCCLLAAVIAAGLMFPVVGGIGLMSNRASDVVANGSAQLVEGDIPAVSTMTDSQGNPIAWLYTQRRFEVPSEQIANTMKLAIVSIEDKRFAEHNGVDWQGTLTGLSGYLSGNLDTRGGSTIEQQYVKNYQLLVVAQTDAEKRAAIETTPARKLREIRMALTLDKTLTKPEILTRYLNLVSFGNGAFGVQDAAQTYFGINASELNWQQAALLAGMVQSTSVLNPYTNPEGALARRNVVLDTMIENVPQEAEALRAAREQPLGVLPQPKELPRGCIAAGDRAFFCDYALDYLARAGLSKDQVAKGGYLIKTTLDPNVQATVKSAVNQFAPADTAGVASVMSVIRPGKEAHPVLAMASNRTYGLNTEAGETMQPQPFSLAGNGAGSVFKIFTVAAAMEMGMGINSQLPVPAAFQAKGLGSSSSPGCPPATWCVRNAGGYRDSMSVTDALATSPNTAFAKLISQIGVQRAVDMAVRLGLRSYALPGTARDYDPESNESLADFVKRQNIGSFTLGPIEVNGLELSNVAATLASGGVWCPPNPIAQVFDRHGNEVAVTTETCEQVVPEGLANTLANAMSEDDRGSGTAAGAAGSAGWNLPMSGKTGTTESNRSSAFLGFTSEFAAANYIYDDSTQPSELCSFPLRQCGSGNLFGGNEPARTWFTAMKPLTPDTVVLPPTDPRYVDGGPGSRVPSVAGMDLSMARDRLRAAGFQVADQPTEVNSGSPRGAVVGTSPTGQTIPGSIITILTSNGIPPAPPPPPVGIPGVPPMVGSTVVQIPGLPPITVPVLGPPPPPAPPPPP, from the coding sequence ATGTCCGACCAGCCCCAGCGCCGACCGCCGGTACCGGTGACGGTCATCAAGCTGATGTGGTGCTGCCTGCTGGCCGCCGTGATCGCCGCCGGATTGATGTTTCCTGTCGTCGGCGGTATCGGTCTGATGTCCAACCGCGCCTCCGATGTGGTTGCCAACGGCTCGGCTCAGCTGGTCGAGGGTGACATCCCCGCGGTGTCGACGATGACCGACTCACAGGGCAACCCGATCGCCTGGCTCTACACCCAGCGCCGGTTCGAGGTGCCCAGCGAGCAGATCGCCAACACCATGAAGCTGGCCATCGTGTCCATCGAGGACAAGCGGTTCGCCGAGCACAACGGCGTGGACTGGCAGGGCACCCTGACCGGTCTTTCCGGATACCTGTCCGGCAACCTGGACACCCGCGGTGGTTCGACCATCGAGCAGCAGTACGTCAAGAACTACCAGCTGCTGGTGGTCGCCCAGACCGATGCCGAGAAACGCGCTGCCATCGAGACGACGCCGGCCCGCAAGCTACGCGAAATCCGGATGGCCCTGACGCTGGACAAGACGCTGACCAAACCGGAGATCCTCACCCGGTATCTCAACCTGGTCTCCTTCGGAAACGGCGCGTTCGGTGTGCAGGACGCCGCACAGACCTACTTCGGCATCAACGCCAGCGAGCTGAACTGGCAGCAGGCCGCCCTGCTGGCGGGCATGGTGCAGTCCACCAGCGTGCTCAACCCGTACACCAACCCCGAGGGTGCGCTGGCTCGCCGCAATGTCGTGCTGGACACCATGATCGAGAATGTTCCGCAAGAGGCCGAGGCGCTGCGCGCGGCGCGCGAGCAGCCGCTCGGAGTGCTCCCGCAGCCCAAGGAACTGCCCCGTGGTTGCATCGCCGCCGGTGACCGCGCGTTCTTCTGTGACTACGCGCTGGATTACCTGGCGCGCGCCGGGTTGAGCAAGGATCAGGTCGCCAAGGGCGGTTATCTGATCAAGACCACACTGGATCCCAACGTCCAGGCCACGGTCAAGAGCGCGGTCAACCAGTTCGCCCCCGCCGACACCGCCGGGGTGGCCAGCGTCATGAGCGTGATCCGGCCGGGCAAGGAAGCGCACCCGGTGCTGGCCATGGCCAGCAATCGCACCTACGGACTCAACACCGAGGCCGGCGAAACAATGCAGCCCCAACCGTTCTCGCTGGCCGGCAACGGCGCCGGGTCGGTGTTCAAGATCTTCACCGTCGCCGCAGCGATGGAGATGGGTATGGGCATCAACAGCCAGTTGCCCGTGCCCGCGGCGTTCCAGGCCAAGGGCCTGGGTAGCAGCAGCTCGCCGGGGTGCCCGCCGGCCACCTGGTGCGTCCGCAACGCCGGTGGTTACCGCGACTCGATGAGCGTCACCGACGCGTTGGCCACCTCGCCGAATACCGCATTCGCCAAGCTGATCTCCCAGATCGGGGTGCAGCGGGCCGTCGACATGGCGGTCCGGTTGGGCCTGCGCTCGTACGCGCTGCCGGGTACTGCCCGCGACTACGACCCCGAGAGCAACGAGAGCCTCGCCGATTTCGTGAAGCGGCAGAACATCGGGTCGTTCACCCTCGGCCCGATCGAGGTCAACGGCCTTGAGCTGTCCAACGTCGCCGCCACGCTGGCCTCTGGCGGGGTGTGGTGCCCGCCGAATCCCATCGCCCAGGTCTTCGACCGGCACGGCAATGAGGTCGCGGTGACCACCGAGACCTGTGAGCAGGTCGTGCCCGAGGGATTGGCCAACACCCTGGCCAACGCGATGAGCGAGGACGACAGAGGCTCGGGTACCGCGGCCGGGGCCGCCGGGTCGGCGGGGTGGAATCTGCCGATGTCGGGCAAGACCGGCACCACCGAGTCCAACCGCTCCTCGGCCTTCCTGGGGTTCACCAGCGAGTTCGCCGCCGCCAACTACATCTACGACGATTCGACACAGCCCAGCGAGTTGTGCTCTTTCCCGCTGCGCCAGTGTGGCTCCGGAAACCTCTTCGGCGGTAACGAGCCCGCCCGCACCTGGTTCACCGCGATGAAACCGCTGACACCGGACACCGTGGTGCTGCCGCCGACGGATCCGCGCTATGTCGACGGCGGTCCGGGATCACGGGTGCCCAGCGTCGCCGGGATGGATCTGAGCATGGCGCGGGACCGGTTGCGCGCCGCCGGTTTCCAGGTTGCCGATCAGCCGACCGAGGTGAATTCCGGGTCACCGCGCGGCGCCGTGGTCGGCACCTCGCCGACCGGGCAGACCATCCCCGGCTCGATCATCACCATCCTCACCAGCAATGGCATCCCGCCGGCGCCTCCGCCGCCACCGGTGGGCATCCCTGGCGTGCCACCGATGGTGGGCTCCACGGTGGTCCAGATCCCGGGTCTGCCGCCGATCACCGTGCCGGTGCTCGGCCCCCCGCCGCCACCTGCACCACCGCCACCACCGTGA
- a CDS encoding metallophosphoesterase yields MSHLKNTAAIAAGSLVAGIGYASLIERNAFALRELTMPVLTPGSTPLRVLHLSDLHMLPRQRRKQEWLRELVSLQPDLVVNTGDNLSHQKAVPAVVQALGDLLSVPGVFVFGSNDYFAPKPKNPTNYLFNKKRRIHGDPLPWQDLRAAFTERGWLDMTHVRREFEVAGLQIAAAGVDDPHLKRDRYDTIAGSPSAKANLSLGVTHSPEPWVLDRFAADGYQLVLAGHTHGGQLCLPFYGAVATNCDLDRSRAKGASQWGADMKLHVSAGLGTSPYAPVRFCCRPEATLLTLVAAPATGPAVGTHAGQAHPTASVR; encoded by the coding sequence ATGTCGCACCTGAAGAACACCGCCGCTATCGCCGCAGGCAGCCTGGTCGCCGGCATCGGTTACGCGTCGTTGATCGAGCGCAACGCGTTCGCTCTTCGGGAACTGACCATGCCGGTGCTCACCCCGGGGTCGACCCCGCTGCGGGTACTGCACCTGTCGGATCTGCACATGTTGCCGCGTCAGCGACGCAAGCAGGAGTGGTTGCGCGAGCTGGTGTCCTTGCAGCCGGACCTGGTGGTCAACACCGGCGACAACCTGTCCCACCAGAAGGCCGTACCGGCCGTGGTCCAGGCCCTCGGGGACTTGCTGTCGGTGCCGGGTGTCTTCGTCTTCGGCAGCAACGACTATTTCGCGCCCAAGCCGAAGAATCCGACCAACTACCTGTTCAACAAAAAACGACGCATCCACGGGGACCCGCTGCCGTGGCAGGATCTGCGCGCGGCGTTCACCGAGCGCGGCTGGCTGGACATGACCCATGTCCGTCGCGAGTTCGAGGTGGCCGGCCTGCAGATCGCCGCCGCGGGTGTCGACGATCCGCATCTGAAGCGGGATCGCTACGACACCATCGCGGGGTCTCCCAGCGCGAAGGCCAATCTTTCGCTCGGTGTCACGCACTCGCCGGAGCCGTGGGTGCTGGACCGTTTCGCCGCCGACGGGTATCAGCTGGTGCTCGCCGGACACACCCACGGCGGACAGCTGTGCCTGCCGTTCTACGGGGCGGTGGCGACCAACTGCGATCTGGACCGTTCACGCGCCAAGGGTGCGTCGCAGTGGGGCGCGGACATGAAGCTGCACGTCTCGGCCGGGCTCGGCACATCGCCGTACGCGCCGGTGCGGTTCTGCTGCCGCCCGGAGGCCACCCTGCTCACCCTGGTCGCCGCGCCGGCCACGGGACCGGCCGTCGGAACCCATGCCGGACAAGCACATCCGACCGCATCGGTACGGTGA
- a CDS encoding PLP-dependent cysteine synthase family protein, which translates to MSPRDWVDNAVRLIEADAHRSADTHLLRYPLPAAWADRFDVALYLKDETTHITGSLKHRLARSLFLYALCNGWIGPDTTVIEASSGSTAVSEAYFAAMLGLPFIAVMPSSTSAAKVSLIESQGGRCHFVDRSAQVYEEAERLARETGGHYLDQFTNAERATDWRGNNNIAESIFEQMAREAHPIPDWIVVGAGTGGTSATIGRYLRYRRHRTALCVVDPENSAFFPAYEQGRLDIETGVSSRIEGIGRPRVEPSFMPGVVDRMMTVPDCASVAAAHHVSKVLGRRVGPSTGTNVWGAFALLADMMAAGSSGSVVTLLADSGDRYRDTYFDAEWLSSQGLDSSTSAEKLAEFEASGRWN; encoded by the coding sequence GTGAGCCCCCGCGACTGGGTCGACAATGCGGTCCGGCTGATCGAGGCCGATGCCCATCGCAGCGCGGACACCCACCTGTTGCGCTATCCACTGCCAGCGGCGTGGGCGGACCGTTTCGATGTGGCGTTGTATCTCAAGGACGAGACGACCCATATCACCGGCAGTCTCAAACATCGGCTGGCGCGTTCACTGTTCCTGTACGCGCTGTGCAATGGCTGGATCGGTCCCGACACCACGGTGATCGAGGCGTCATCGGGGTCCACCGCGGTCTCCGAGGCCTACTTCGCGGCGATGCTCGGCTTGCCCTTCATCGCCGTCATGCCGAGCTCGACGAGTGCCGCGAAAGTATCGCTGATCGAATCGCAGGGCGGCCGTTGCCATTTCGTGGACCGCTCGGCGCAGGTCTACGAGGAGGCCGAACGGCTGGCCCGTGAGACCGGCGGACACTATCTCGACCAGTTCACCAATGCCGAGCGGGCCACCGACTGGCGGGGCAACAACAACATCGCCGAATCGATCTTCGAGCAGATGGCACGGGAGGCTCACCCGATCCCGGACTGGATTGTCGTCGGTGCCGGCACCGGGGGCACCAGCGCCACCATCGGGCGCTATCTGCGATATCGGCGCCACCGCACTGCACTATGTGTCGTCGATCCGGAGAACTCGGCGTTCTTCCCGGCCTACGAGCAGGGCCGCCTCGATATCGAGACCGGTGTGTCATCGCGAATCGAGGGTATCGGCCGCCCGCGGGTGGAGCCGTCGTTCATGCCCGGTGTGGTGGACCGGATGATGACCGTGCCCGACTGCGCGTCGGTGGCTGCCGCCCACCACGTCAGTAAGGTGTTGGGCCGCCGGGTGGGACCGTCGACAGGCACCAATGTGTGGGGCGCGTTCGCGCTGCTCGCCGACATGATGGCGGCCGGAAGCAGCGGTTCGGTGGTGACGTTGCTCGCCGACAGCGGCGACCGGTACCGCGATACCTACTTCGACGCGGAATGGCTCAGCAGCCAGGGGTTGGACTCGTCGACATCGGCGGAAAAGCTCGCCGAGTTCGAGGCCTCGGGGCGCTGGAACTGA
- a CDS encoding tyrosine-type recombinase/integrase, with protein sequence MAAMHVRDADMLQRRVHVRQAVAVVRGGLVWSTPKSHEHRSVPFPAFLASELAASMVGERSRRTDLRSCGGGVLRVSNWRPRVFNKAVNRLTKSVRAFLVVTPHDLRHAVASQVISTGANVKDVQTMLGHASAVLSLEHLCRPLPGRT encoded by the coding sequence ATGGCGGCCATGCACGTTCGCGACGCCGACATGCTTCAGCGACGGGTTCACGTTCGCCAAGCGGTCGCCGTGGTGCGGGGCGGCTTAGTGTGGTCGACACCAAAATCACACGAACACCGATCCGTACCGTTTCCAGCCTTTCTGGCCAGCGAGTTGGCGGCGTCGATGGTCGGGGAAAGATCGAGACGCACTGATCTTCGCAGCTGCGGTGGCGGAGTTCTTCGTGTCTCAAACTGGCGGCCGCGGGTCTTCAACAAGGCGGTGAATCGGCTCACGAAATCCGTGCGGGCGTTTCTTGTGGTAACCCCGCACGATCTACGTCACGCGGTCGCCTCCCAGGTGATCAGCACCGGAGCCAACGTGAAGGACGTGCAGACAATGCTTGGTCACGCTTCGGCAGTGCTGAGCTTGGAACACCTATGCAGACCTCTTCCCGGACGGACCTAG
- a CDS encoding serine/threonine-protein kinase translates to MFRTGDIIAGAERADGVCRRYTIDTLLGRGSSADVYRALGPSGPVALKVLRADPAAADRARQRFVREFTLAAMLTHPHIVAVYEMGKLPTEPSTPWMAMQYIDGPDSSVLVPARTTDPDTPAVLRACTQIAEALDYAHSMDVLHRDVKPTNVLLTTDRLDAYLSDFGIAQIIDEVSALPRNGRISGSISYAAPELLTGEHLTPATDLYAFAATMLEWLTGLPPYPRPSAFAITYAHLNDSPPRLSVRRRWLPRSLDSVFAKALAKVPAARYDSCAEFAGIVVHTLRDIPTGGAS, encoded by the coding sequence GTGTTCCGCACCGGTGACATCATCGCCGGCGCCGAGCGCGCGGACGGGGTGTGTCGGCGCTACACCATCGACACGCTGCTCGGCCGGGGCTCCAGCGCCGATGTCTATCGCGCGCTCGGCCCGTCCGGACCCGTCGCACTGAAGGTGTTGCGTGCCGACCCAGCCGCTGCCGACCGCGCCCGGCAGCGTTTTGTCAGAGAGTTCACGCTGGCCGCCATGCTCACCCACCCGCATATCGTCGCCGTGTACGAGATGGGCAAGCTGCCCACCGAGCCCTCGACGCCCTGGATGGCGATGCAATACATCGACGGACCGGACTCCTCGGTGCTGGTCCCCGCTCGCACCACCGACCCGGATACCCCCGCGGTGTTGCGCGCCTGCACCCAGATCGCCGAAGCGCTGGATTACGCCCACTCGATGGACGTGCTACACCGCGATGTCAAACCCACGAATGTCCTGCTCACCACCGACCGCCTCGACGCCTATCTCAGCGATTTCGGCATCGCGCAGATCATCGACGAGGTCTCTGCCCTGCCCCGCAACGGGCGTATCAGTGGATCGATATCCTACGCCGCGCCAGAGCTGCTCACCGGCGAACATCTCACGCCCGCAACAGACTTGTACGCGTTCGCCGCCACGATGCTCGAATGGCTCACCGGGTTGCCGCCGTATCCCCGACCCAGCGCTTTCGCCATAACCTATGCGCACCTCAATGATTCACCACCGCGGTTGAGTGTCCGTCGCCGGTGGTTGCCCCGCAGCCTCGATTCGGTTTTCGCCAAGGCTTTGGCCAAAGTCCCTGCGGCCCGCTATGACTCGTGCGCAGAGTTCGCCGGGATCGTCGTCCACACGTTGCGCGACATCCCGACTGGCGGCGCCAGTTAG